ccggcttcgcgcgggtacTAAGTATACAGTTTTTGGGAaaaggagctgaaaaatgtgtgtaaaGTGCCCTTGAGACCTTTTTACCCTACTGTCCACAGGAGAGTTATTTTGAAAACTGTACCCATGCGGAGCCGGGACTGGGCGCTAGTACCTATTTCATAAATTGAATTTTTGGTTAGCTGTACTATGTCCGATCTCCGTTATTTTACTAAATAGCCCGCTGATCCTATCTACAGCAGTTCAACCCCATAGCCTATGCCATGTCGCTTCCTGCCTTCTTGAAATACTTTTCTGTctatttttgtttgaaaattaaatagttcAATTAATCCTTTCACCTACAacacctttctttctttcttttttttcttttcttttactattaaatttaaaaaggcATCGTATCAAGGTTTACTCGTTTGAACTAAACGTAAATAAGTATGTTGACTTTGAAGGATTATTTAACTAACATTTCTAATATGTAATTTAACGAAACTTTCTCAAAGAGCTGGCACCAGAACCTATATAAACTTAACTAGGTTTGCCCTAGAAGGAAAATAGAAACGTCCAGTTGCacataaacataatttaatgtatttaatgtaatgtttgtttatGCCGATTTGCAACCGATCTCCTGCAGAGCGTGTTCATACTGTTCCAGGGAGTGGCGTAAGCGTACAGCACAAGCCTACAGAACTAATAATAAGTGGAATATAAATGTCACTCGAGCCAAGGCGCTATATCGCTAAAAAtccatatatatttatttcctCGTCGCGGTATGCAACGTAGctaattgattaataaattgTGTGATTGCTGAGATTATGGATAAAAAGATTAGGTACATACCTGCTCTTATGATTGGTGAGTACCTACcgtaatttatttaaacctacttatagaaaaataaaattaatgtgcGTCATAATAGCAGAAAAGGCAAAAAAGTGCCGACATTGATTTTGGAAGGTAATATGCAAAATAAGAATTCTATTCCTCTTATTTTTAGTTCTGTGTGTAAGCCGCCAGTTGTAGCATTATAATTCTATTGCTATCATTACGAGGCAGTCATTACCGGACCACCGTGAAGCACATGCAGTATAATAAACCATACGCCAACCAACATAACCAGTTTATTGCAGTTTTTAAACACCTTTTCCTGAAACCATTTTGCCAGTTTTAAGgcattttatattttgtggTCGCGACGTATTTAGGTGTCGGGTTAGTTCAGCCGTCCATCAAAAGATGGCAACACACACCAAGTTTAAAACAGTAGGTTTAAAATACATTTCTACCTAAAACGCGGTTTTCCAGAGATGAGACCTAGCTGAATTTGATTTTCGTCCCGTATATACTTATACTATATAGTTAATCTTTGTAGTATTGCATTGAAAATGCAGAAATAGCTAGCTCTGTAGAGGACAACCAGGCATGGCGAAGACATGAACTTGGAGTATGAGTAGTCCTTGCGTCCGCCCGAGGTCTGTCTAGGACCCtgtctgaaaatcagcgctggaccTCGATGTCCAGCATATGCTGAGACCGGGACCCATTATCACACTACACTACATCCTTATTAGTATAATAATTTATGTtcagtttttaatttacaatcatttttattattttctgtttttactttttttggtgccaataaaaatgtttgaatttgaatttaaaacgtAGTGATATTTATGATTATAATCTCTTTGTTGTCCGTTAATTTCATACTAACCTTGTAACCTTGTTTAGTCaatagacaataaataaatactatttacTTCTATATTATAATAGCAACCCATAGCAACCATTATGAAGGTTGTCCCGGCAACTACGGTGTTGAATATTTAATATTGATTTGTTTGTCATTGGGAACTCCTTGCTTACTGGTTTTGgtcgttttattattattttcgtttCGTTTTACAATGAGTGACCAAGCAAAGTCAGGTCCGCAGAAGGAGATGCAGGCGGGATTTTGTTCAGCAACTTGCGTGGATCGCGAAAGCCTTCGAAACGAAATTAAGAAACCAGAGCCTAAAACTTCGGACTACTTCGTAACATGCAATTTGCCTAAAAGATTTGAACATCCACGTAAGTATAATTCTAGACTAAGGTGTTGCGCGCGGCTGCGCTCCCgttaccagtttttttttaattttatttgactacttgtactattagcAGTCTATATGTACATACTCGTAGATGTCGATCACTATAAGGTACTTATTCTGTAATTCGACACAAACCTTGTTCTGATAGTAAAAAgaacaaaatagtagattgttcaacaagggactaaaacaagccatataGACACGAGATGTTTTAGTTCGAGTGGCAtgatggttgtttagtctcgcgttaaacactctacttcttactttgaatgcgaggaaaaaaagcaatgttttgttcaaaattacaatataactttttaaaaacgtacgctcgactaatggacaggccatctgttcaaaattcaaatagcaaaaaaaaattgttgcgcggttttttttcttttattatttacctatgaAGTGATGTtctaaatgcttgcatatttagccaacagtttaaaaatttaaaactattttaaaactaattggacatTGCATTGCataattgcataataaaatgaattaatccttaacataattgaatagattcatattcgtaatcattaattgtgtttcacatcgtatttttttaaatagtttatcataataatattgcattgtcatcggatttatacatgcatgaaaaatttcagctcaatcggttgaagatatccacttcaaatttatgttaaaatattaattccacccgaacaaacataactagttacattacattacaagttaataaaaacatatcaccaaaatgtaagcactaggttcaagtattttgaataaaaaacaatttttaattctcatcctctttggctgtcgccctctcagaggctgaatagcgcttcagactcttgccatgcgcagcagcagaaaaaaaagaagctgtcagtttggttcattcgcgggaaattcagtggacttcgtatgttgtgtaattaaataataagaagctcgaccagtgtgaataaattttaaactgtattataaaccttgtaaatagtgttaagtACTTAGTatgatattttaagtaaaaaaaaaacaacaggtaaacatagtgattatacggtgtggatttggcgagcgctttatcaaagttgcttcattgaggtttgtgggtcataaattgctttattaattttgcacaaaaacgaataaaccacacaatcagacagtatattatattatcgaagcttttataaaacatcattaaaatcgcaaactttaAAGTTCgaacttaaaaggtaaatattcaaccgaaatagctggccgttgctaggcgattatttggaaataatttcgatccgcattagcgatcccttacctcaaatagcgaatctactgtgttaattaaaagtgaagttgtgttaaatacttgcgatgtatagatatcatttaataatattgtaaatttttaatatttaataatatcattgagtttcttgccggattcttctcaacagctGTTTTTCCgagccggtggtagattttattgacattcataagtgcttgttatagccaaaattgaataaagatattttgactttgactttgactttcgtATAAAGCTTCTCTTGACAATtacaaacacaacaaataaaatttgacaaatagGTCCAGCCGTTCAACACATAGGATactgtttatcccggaaaattgcacagttccgtCAGTTGATAAAGGAATTCTTCACAAGCGAAGTCGTCGACAACAGCTAGTTAAGTTAAATACGCCTGCCACAGTAccttttattgaatttaatagaTAGCCGTTTTATTATAGCTGTAGCCcagatttgatttgatttgatttgagaTTTGTTGATTGAGTTGGCTCTACATATAGATTTCAACGTTGCTAATTCGACACCTTGGCTAATGGCATTATGATTAAATATACAAAGACATAAGCTCTTGAAATTTGCGTCATAGAGTTTACATTCATTATTAGTAGTTTCGATCGATCATAATATGAAGGTGTCATTGATCTTTGCTAAAACATAAAACGAATGTGTGGTGTTTCCGGTGATGCGGGTTTCCCCGATACACATCAGGATAAGCTGTAGAGTAGTTGTATTATAAGTATAccccgttatcaagcgggcTGTTTGGTGGCTAACTAACATTTAGTGATGCGCAACAAACTATCCAAGTCCAGACGTTGTAGAGTTATTTATGGGAATTACAAAATTTATCtgaaacacaatttaaaaaagttttttattgacattgcaCATTAATAATGTTAGGTAGCcaccaaactgcccgcttgataacggggTCTGCTTAAATTCAAGCTTCTGTTTATTTGGCGTTCCATCACAGGtttcatcaaaatatttttgttgacaaaaaatacaacattataaaaagtaagtttgatataattattgcataacctaaccaacaaaaagttgaaaaaccccgactttgtcacttcaaagtttaatatctcaaaaacggctgaaccgattttgataaaacatgtctaagaaccatcgctagaaaacctgctttcaaataaaaaagtcaaagtcaaaatatctttattcaatttcggCTATaggtaacaagcacttattaatgtcaaaaaaaattaccatcggtttggaaaaacctctgttgagaagaatccggcaagaatctcaacgaggtatatttttttaaacagatttacaatattattaaatgatatctatacatcacaagtatttatcGGTGTTTAAGTTTAAGTTCTCGCTCCCACTTCACACCACGACTacaacacaattttatttttaacacagtaggttcgctatagAAGGGATCggtaatgcggatcggaattatattcaaatatccctgtccatgatataatcattaactttataatacaccTTAAATATTGATGTCTTCTTGACagtagatctgaattttgtatttgtttcatttgtaatattttttggaattttattgtaaaaacgtatgcaatttcccagaaacgactttttggttttagccagtctgtaagatggaactttaagcttccctctGTTTCCAGCCAGCACTATAAGAAAGTatgcaattaataataaacatcttgtgttttactaaaattattatgtTGACTATGTTTTAGCTAAGTTAAGTTTGAGGTACGAGCACATATCCATATCTGCGCTCATAAGTTtaaggttaatttaataataacattattgcAGTGCCCTTACAGGGTTTGATTCAGTTTTCTGTATtgtttcaaagcaaataaatggCTTATGGACGTTAGTGGGAAACTCACATATGTTCTTAaaatacatgattatttcaaaaacataaagcgacggcagggttaggatacctgtttccttaaaaaaaagatcttaaagattcacgcgtcttcaaattataaattgcaataattgctctcttttgtaagataaaaattgactcaatgtctgcagcagatctctataaaataaggccgtacgaaataatgctatgaaagtaagcaaaatacaccaaccgtgccgtcgccacatcggttagctgccgtattacccaaactgcaaaagcagcagagctcaatctacccgcaaTTGCTGTGACgcgaggtccccactgtagtttagaatcgagcgttattcctaaaaatactgttgattttacaaattcaatagtttgatcatttaactttatatttgaaactgaattcgagttagatgaatttatcaacgagaatttaatatatttggttttcattcaaatcggtcacccgtttaagagctacggtgccacagatacacacatagcggttaaacttataacacccctcttttgcgttgGGATTAAAAGTTAAGGGTTACGCCCGTTCCAGTCATCATGTTATATGTacggtcagccaaataagtggtctatcaattttaaacaaatttctatgtcgctaaagttgaactttcaaattgacaaaTTCGTCTTATCGACATTAATGTTTTATGGCATAGCATGCAACGCATGCAATGCATGAGAAATATAATAATCTACGTTAGggaggtagaccacatattttggCTGACGGTAGAAGACACAAAAGGGTTTCTGGCCGGTTTGCAATATCTGAtgataaggggctgtttcaccatccattgattagtgttaactgacggttaaatgtgatgccgtctctatttgttttgttcaaatagacggagacggcatcacatttaaccgtcagttaacactaatcaatggatggtgaaatagcccctaaatATCTGAATACTTGATACCAATTTGTTAGTAGGAAGTGAGCCATGGTCCGTAACATTAATTTGGTTAAGTAGTTATTTGAACGCGATCATGGTGCGTGATcgaattttaaaatacatacaccgtgtttttctcgATTTCCGATAACTTTAACCGTTAAATCGAAGTCTTGGTTGAGAAACATTCAAGAGTAGACCCGAGACATAGTACTGCTGAGCTGTCCCACGTCGCGATGGACAGGAAGAAATGTTCGGATTTGATGGCAACCTTCATATGGAtatggtacttatggagccaaaataaatttttctttctttcttttttcagtAATTTGAGAGGCACCACAAAAAGAAGAAGTTAACTTTGACAGAcagctcagttcattgatagaaactaccttttttattattttgaaacgggtttcgtacaaatttgtcacattagcccatagggcaaaacactaaataacaagaaaaatagAAACTACATgataatttacttaattatatttgtttcagATTGGTTTAACGGCTATGGCAGTCAGACGGACAAGCAACACCCGTTCTACCGCACTTCTGCAAGTGTATACGGATGGTACCCACCAGGTctgtagatatttaaaaaaaaagcagaaaaatagaagcgacaaatttaaaaactgaAACCTGACTTGGGAAATACAACGTGCTTTGTAAAGTCGTGCAACAAAGGACATAATTTTCCGGACTTTCGAAGTTAGCTATAGCtcttaaattttttgtttaaaccaTAGAGTTGTTTAGACACCTCTAAATTTGTTGAAGGGTCCATGGAAAGAACATCTCTGTCACCTTTTTtacattgagattttaatctcaaaatgtagaacTTGCcaatgacttaccattgaatcaTATATAATCTGAAaacattagaaaatatttttttttaacttttatagaATGGTGACCATGtcattgttcgtgatgactaacttttaAACCGCTTTGacaaaagttgcttaggtgactagacatatatgttctttccgtggacccttcatttatTGCAGACCTTATATATTGTAAAAATACCTGCCACATCAATAATCTATCAACATCTACCAAGttatttttgcttaattttgtttataaaatataggATGACTGGTTCCTGCACTACCGTAGGACATCCTGATATACAAATAGGTACTACACTGCTAAAATCATAACTGCTTCGCTAAGTCGAATGATAATAGGAAGATAAAACCATTGGGAGATAGTTGTCAGTTTACTTCCCTTGTAAGCGCCCCCCAGTGGCTAAAGATGAAACTATTTCGTactatgtatatatgtatacctacataaatactATGCGTGCGACTATGCAGTACTGTTGGATGTccatttaacttttttattattattcgttaAATTAAACACACATTCAGCAATCAATCAAATTCTGCCTAACAAATActtaactattttaattttgcatttaaataaataatgtgtcATTGTCACAAAATACTTACAAGCAATTCCTCTGATCAAATTAGAGAAGCGGGCGTTCGTacattaaactttgttttttctttaataaaacgAGGCAAACGAAGCATAAGCGAGTGAGTGGTTTTCTTCTGTGCTTTGTTTTATAAGGTAGgaagtattttttgttacatatttgaGATTTCATTTTGATGTCTGAAACCTCAGTTTTTAAACCTGTAgacatttcaaatttttttacaaCTGTATGACGTCATAAAACCCTCGTCAGTGCTATTTACGAGTAAGTAAGCCAGTTTTCAATGGGTTCTCATTCAGTGCATTTTTATTAGGAACCAATAACAAAAATTTTGACCGTAGGTTtgtttgttcaaaataattatgatggttcaataattttagttttaaagcttcgagtgtaaatatttttttgttgtgcaGTATATTTCTCCGTACCGCTGGTGTTCTACCCGAAGAGTCAGCAATTCACCAGCGCTTTGGCGCAAGCTGGGATGTACCGCAACTACTCTCTCAATACTGCCATGGACCCGCCACCCCTTAAGTGAACCACAATACCcgtgaaattaaaaattgaggttaacCACGCGAGCCatgaatatttttgattttagtttGTCGTTACTAAGCTGTTTATGTTTAAAGTGATTTTCTCTGTAAGTTGAGCTGTTATTTAAGTTATATTATGGAACAAATAGCACGATGTTTAAGTTATAAGAGCtattttaggttagttttaaatgtattcgattttatttgtgttatcgATGTTATTGAGGTCTTCCTGTGAATTAGCTTAATAAAATAGTTGATCATGTCGTTGTTTTATTAGCTTACTACAATTTATTAATGGTTTGTCGAATATACGGGGTGCGGTCTACAGACATATAAATACTGTATATTGCAGGTATTCACTCGGTGCCATCCGTATTCTTCCCAGCTGGCCAGACGTTTACGAACCGCCTCTCTGCTGCCGGCATGTACCGTAACTACAGTCTTAACACCGGTATGGACCCAGCGGGCTACTCTTAacaagtattttgtatttatctacCCAGTATTTAATAGTATCTGGTGATTGCTCAATTATTGGAATTTGTAATCGTTACTTTTGACGGATATTTAAAGCGGAATGTTTTCTACTCAATATCTTACAGAGTTTGGTAGGTATACTTTTCTTGGAGATtgataaatttaacattttttagtATCTGTTTATATGTTAGAGGcatgttaaaatatattttgtgatTTCTgttgaaataagtttttcatTGAAGGACAATAAAAATGAGGTAGTGGAATAAATCAAAGACAACCATCTCGGTACTTACCAAAAgaggtatttattatattatatagataaacatgCAATCAAATTCCAATATAGGTTTTATTACGTTCGAGACACATGGATGTCACTCAGCCTTTGGATGCGGAATTTCGTAGAACATTCGGGTATTTCATGCTAGCTCTTAACGTAGGTGGGTTATTTAGTTATTGTAGTGACATTCCATGGCCCTTTCTCTAGTAGAACAAGATTGCCACGAACAATTACGGCGGCGCTGCGGCAGCAAGTCCAGTCACACGACTTAATAGTCTTGCCTCCACGCGATGCTTGGGATAATTAATCGTGGCCCATCTTCTTAGAGCTCACCATGCCATCCATATGAGTAAACATCGTATAACTTGttagcaacaacaacaacagcatttatattaatgttatttatatattgttatctaataaactaattataacattaaacattcataaaattaaactaaatcaCTGGTGGattaaatatacaataattacatCGTCTTGTAGGTACTGGTAACAAAAGGTTAGTCATTAAACTATGCTTTAACTgtgatttgttataaaattgttCATATTAAGGTACCTAATTGCGCATTTTTATAGATACTTACTTACACGTAGTTACATGGTGGATACGGCTAAACAATTTTGTGTCAAACTAGCTACGAGTGCatataaaaattacactaaaaacatacctactcgtCCGGCAGGTATGCCTCTACTCAGGTATGACACAGTATTATACCAAGGCCCCAACAACAAACAATTTTCGACAGTTTTACTTATGAAATAAACTACTACACCCACTAAACATTGTTACATAAGATAGAAATGTATGAAAACTTTGAGCACTAAGTCAACAAAATCCCgctgtatataataatatttgcaattGATAACATATATAACTTACATGTATTGTATACGATAGCTATTTTCGTTGTAAAATCTACGATAACAAATGGTCGACTAAATGTGTTGGGCTTCAGATGGCTGGGCTCCCTTACATACGGGAACCGCAAATActtttggttttaaattcacCTACATTATTTAAAATGTCTACTTTTGAGTTACATTAGCTAAAGAATAGATAGGCAATATATGGTTGCTATATTTATATAGAGGTTTATGAAATTTAAAACTTGCAAGCAGTTGTGACAAATGTGCACGAGATTTTTAATCCTTCTTGGATCTTCGTTGATCTGTTCCACTCTCCTCCCTGATATGATACCATCAGACTTCGTTTCATACAACCCTTAGCTCTCCGAATGAGTAACAATtgaacaaatttatttaaaaagcacAATAAATATTcctttataaaataatgacGTGTGTTAGTGCGGGATGTTCAGATAGTATTTGGTAACAACTATATATGTATACTCCGCCACGTCATGTTTAAGTTAAACAAATAATGGTAGCATGGAAATAATAATCACATGTAACTGCGTCAACAAGATTTTCTTAAAACTACGCGATACAACTAGTAATAAGGTATATAAAATGtgaatcaaatcttgcatttaACAATATTGTCTTCAATAGCATTGCTCACATCCCAACAATTTAGATCTAATAGGACCACACAGCGAAATAAATTTCATGGATTTCGATCTCGACACAAACCAAGCCGTACACGAGTTGATAAccgaatatttttatgtatttaacatTTTCATCCAATTATTTTCACACGGTTAATTCAGAAGCAATAGACAGGTGCCTCTATACATCAGTTTCAATTAACGCTTAAGGGAAGCTATGAAAATTATAACATCCTTAAACCCCCTCAACTCTACTTATTGCCAAGTAATTTATTTGTCCTCGATGATATAATGCATCTATTTGCGATTGTGTGTCGTTTGCGTCGCTCTCCTACGAAGGTGAGGTAGAAGGAAGGCCGGAGACAGACACTACTGACCACGCGCGCGAGAGCGCCACGTGTGCCGAACGGGTTCGATCACAATGCAGCTCAGTTGATtcgtattttcattattttataataaacttattgtaaaaaatctatagttattttatattaacacTATGCTTAGCTTCTGGTTTTGACACGGTCGCGTTCACTCCGTTCAGGGGTGGTCCCTACGAACCGGTGCGGAAAGGACTGTCGCTACTTCAATCGATGCAAAAGATATGAGTATTCATAGTAAAAAATGCCAGAACCAGTTTTTTCATCCTAAATTTGTAACAATTATACAAAGTTTGTAATAAAGGTACGAAAAGTTATATGCAAATAACAACGTTACCTCAAAATTTCGGACAATAAATGAGGTTTAAGTGATGATTATTTCGGGCTGCTTCGTGCTCAGTTGGTGACGGAGCTTTCTAAATACCACGGAGCTATGAGTAGTATTATCAGGTAAATTATTCGAGCAGCTCAGTCTCTAACTGAGCATCGTGTGTTGGTCCATCGTCTATTGTCCGAATCGCCGCTGGTTTTACATGTCCCCGAAGATGCCGGCGAAGGTTTTCCGCAAGTTCTTCATGGTGTCCTCGGCATCTTCGGTGAGCGTGGCGCTGAGCGAGCCCTGGCGCGCGAAGCCGCCGCGGCCGCCGGCGgagcccgccgcgcccgccgcgccgcccgcgctcGGGGCCGCCGACGTTGATGATACCGTCGATGATTGGGAAGCTGATTTACGAAGCAAAATACTGTTAAGGACTATTGCTCCTAATTGGACTAACAATGTGTTGATATTTTTTGCTAAACAAACCAGGAGTACCTACCAATATCAAGACTTCTTTTTCTATTCAAGCATAAACTAGTTATATCACAGCGCTTTTGCTTGGGCATTCACAAGCCATCGCTTGAGAGGGGCCTAAGCATTCTgtgtgcgcagcagtgggacgtatataggctgagatgacaATGAAATGTTAATCGTTTTAGTTGTATTAAAAGGTTACTCTTCGCTTTAACTATCCTAAGTTGGATGTGACTTGCCTTGCGAGTCGCGGCGCGTgagcggtggcggcggcggctggcTGGGCTCGGCGGGGATGGGCGGCAGCGGGCGGTCGAtgctggcggcggcggcgagcggcgcgggcggcggcgcggacgGCGGCCCGGCGCCcggcagcggcggcgcgcgctCCTCGGGCGACGGCGCCGAGCTGCCCGACACCGAGCTGCGGGAAGCCGTCTTGGTTATGCCCGGGCGGCATACGGCCTGAAATGGAATTTGGATGTTGCGTTACTTAAAAGTGGTAACAGCTTATCATGCAAACGGTGAAAATGGGTCCCAATCCCCTAAATGTTAGACGATGTTCACCAATTTTTAATGTCAGTACTATAGTCAGTCGACACTAAAGCTAGGTTGACGTGCAATGGGTCAATTTCGGGGTAGACAGCTTCTAGCTAGTGGGGGTAGGCAGCACACGCAAGGTGCGGCCTACCCGCACTGTGCGCCACAGGGCACAAacgtttcattttattaaatgtgtatgtatgtatgttatgtgTTTATATGtacaactctttattgcatatataaaacacatgcaattaaaagatacttaaaaaaacagatgaacaaaggtgaacttatccctttggATACCACCGTTATAGTAtcatttgtacctacctacgactATGTAAAGGCTAGttttcgttttttagggttcc
This Choristoneura fumiferana chromosome 12, NRCan_CFum_1, whole genome shotgun sequence DNA region includes the following protein-coding sequences:
- the LOC141433367 gene encoding piercer of microtubule wall 1 protein isoform X2, encoding MSDQAKSGPQKEMQAGFCSATCVDRESLRNEIKKPEPKTSDYFVTCNLPKRFEHPHWFNGYGSQTDKQHPFYRTSASVYGWYPPVYFSVPLVFYPKSQQFTSALAQAGMYRNYSLNTAMDPPPLK
- the LOC141433367 gene encoding piercer of microtubule wall 1 protein isoform X1; this translates as MSDQAKSGPQKEMQAGFCSATCVDRESLRNEIKKPEPKTSDYFVTCNLPKRFEHPHWFNGYGSQTDKQHPFYRTSASVYGWYPPGIHSVPSVFFPAGQTFTNRLSAAGMYRNYSLNTGMDPAGYS